From the genome of Triticum aestivum cultivar Chinese Spring chromosome 1A, IWGSC CS RefSeq v2.1, whole genome shotgun sequence:
GCCGACGCATCATCGTATATATCCAGCCCAAAGCCACAACAGAGAACTCTAGACCGCTGGCCACATCCTCTGCTGGCCTGGAGTCTTTGGATACCCTTTTTTCTTAGACGTTTATGGGTGCTTTCTGTTGGAGTCTTTGGACACTCTTTCCATAAAGCGAAAGGCAGTGACAAAATACGTTGCGAAAACAACACACATTTGCCAAAATTACACTCTTCCCATAAAACGGAAGGCGGTGACAAAATACGTTGCGAAAACAACACACATTTGCCAAAATTGACACGCTGTGAAGCATGCACACCCATGCATCTACGGTGTCCGACGACGACGCCAGAGCTTTAGCTAGCTGTCCACAACAACAACGGCCGAGCAGGACGTGAGCAACGTATATACGTGGCCGGCGAACCCATAGCTTCAGCTAGCTGTTGTGGACAGCACAACGGCGGTCGAGCAGGACATGAGCCAGATGGCGGGCGAACCCATAGCCTGAGTTAGCTCTGCACTGCACAGCACAGCAACGGCAGAGGTGGACATGAGCCACATGTGCAAGCTTGGACGTACGTGCATGGCTTGTGCGTGAtcgtcatgcatgcatgcagagcACGAGGCGAGGCGGCAACTTTTCGTCCCAGCCCTTGTAGGTATAAACCACCCTCGGCCCGCCCTCGCGCTAGCAGATATACATTGAGTCAATGACCAGTGTGTAGTAAGCGGTGAAGTGAGGGTTCTGGTTGCAGTTTCTGGGCTCGGCGCCCTGTTTTTAACGGGGGCTCGCGTCTTCGTCTCAGCCACCAAGCCACTGCTCTCGCCTGAACTATTTTCTGCCATTGGAGCTCAGGAGCAAAAGCCTATAGTCACTAGTCCATCAAAGGTTGTTCGGATGGCTGTCATCGGGACGGCGGGGGCGGAGGTACTGATACCGCTGGCGGCGGTGATCGGCATCGCCTTCGCGGTGTTCCAGTGGTACGTGGTGGCCAAGGTGCCGGTCCCATCCCACGAcggcgaggatggcggcggcgccgccgcccagAAAGGCCGCAGCGGGCACGATGAGAGTGCGGAGGACGGCGTGGACTACCGGCAGGTGGAGGCCCGGTGCGCCGAGATCCAGCACGCCATCTCCATCGGTGCCACGTCCTTCCTCTTCACGGAGTACAGGTATACACACGCCTTTGATGTCAAATTTTGCTTTCCAAAATGTTTTTGGTGCCACTTGCATAGAGATGAAAAATAAAAAACACGCTAGTAATATATTGTTTCTTTTTATTACTGTTAGTATTATTTTTAGCAAGTAATATTGGCATGTTTTTGAGGTTGCGTGCTGATTCAACTTAATTACAGATGACTAGCAAAAATCATGGTACAATGCAACAAAAAAAAACACTTTTTGCGGAAAATGCCAAAAAAATGTTTGGCTTCTAGTATATAGTACTGATAGTGCCaaaaaaaatgtcttatatttgttACGGAAGGAGTGTAATATAATATTTTTCTCTTATTGTTATTTTTAGCAATTAACATTTGCATGCATTTTTATCTTATGTGATGATTAAACTTAAAAAAATACTATATGAATAACTGAAATCAAGGTACAAATGACAAAAGATATATTATTTGCAGAAAATACTAATAAAATGTTTGGGTAATGTTATTCAGCGAACCCTCACAGGGGGTACATGACCAGAGAAACGTCTTTCGCGACAATTTATGTGTTGGTAGCATGGCAATTCTTTCAAGCGAACACTGCAATTTCACAGCAAAATTCTTTGTTTACCAGaatttgccatgtgtgtttgaagaACTTGCCATAAAAAACACAAATAAATGCCGTGCTTCCAGGGGTATATGTTTGTCTTAGCAAACGTTCTCCTAATAAATATTTAGCCAGACAaaaatttcatcaagattttgCTTGCCGCTGTCGGCCAACATTTACAGGAAAGAAAAGAAGGATTGGCCTGTACCAAAAAATTGCAAACAtccgagtatttaacaaaaaactaccacatttcatggaaccgtgcctacaaactaccactttacaaatttgtgccGAAAACTACCATTTTCGACTATTTTTTCTCAAAAAACACTAATTTCTGCCTCATGGTAGTTTGCTGAAATTAAACATGATTATGACAGGGATGGCCCACACTTAGGCGCTGACATGACACAGTGGTCAACTCCTAGGCCGTGCCGCACGAGAGATGCACGCGAGCCACGCGCCGCGCCCGCCCCCACCGCCGGCCGGCGAGCAGCGCCACCTCTGCCATCGGTCGAAGCCAGCGTCGTGTGCTAGCTAGCCGGCCAATGGAGCATTGCGGTCGTGCTAGCATGCAGCCGTAGCAGCTTGTGTGCGTGCACAGCCGTGCACGTAGCCGCCGTCGCCGCGAGCGTGTGCGCCGTCCGCCGCCCGTGCCACCCGCCACTATGCCCAGCCCGCGCCACCCGCCGCTCTGCCCCGCCACCTGCGCCGCCCTCCCTCCTAGGTGAGCCGGCTGCTCGCCTCGGCCATGGCGGCCGCCATCGTGCCAAGGCCTCGCCCGCCGCGAGCGTGTGCGCCGTCGGCCGCGAGCGCGTGCTCCGTCCGCCGCTTGCGCCACACATCGCTCCGCCCAGCCCGCGCCACCCGCCGCTCTTCCCCGCCGGCCGGCGTGCCCCGCCACCTGCGCCGCCCTCCCTCCTAGCCGAGCCGCCTGCTCGCCTCGGCCATGGCGGCCGCCATCGTGCCAAGGCCTCGCCCCGCCCCGCTCGGCCCTGTCGACCGAGCCCCCGCCTTTGCACCTCGTGTACGCCATCGACGGGGAGACCAGCGCCGAAGAGGTGCTTCGCCGGGGCGCCGCTCTGCCCCGCCGGAGAAGAGCGTGGAGTACATACgaggtgtttgaggaaatgccagaaagagaggaggaggaggaggaagaagattcaTGCTGATATGTGGGCCCATCCTGTCAGAAAAGCGTTTAGAAGAGGCCAATCGGGCACTTTTCTGAgatggtagtttttagtcaaagattagtcaaaaaGTGATAGTTTTTggcacaaatttgtaaagtggtagtttgtaggcacggtttcgcgaaatgtggtagttttttgttaaatactccaaACATCCAAACAAGCAAAAACATTTGTCGAAAAAATGGTATGATGGGTATTGAATTGGCCAGTATCTAAGCATGCCCAAAAAATATTACCTGGTGATGAACTAGATTTTCACTTGAAATGGGTGGATTCCTACCGAAGTTTGAAGAAATTCATTAAAATATGAATTGTATTGAGTCTGGCTTGAACTCGTGTGTCAGGCGAATATTTTGACAGATagtcaaaaaatttatcctattgATGAATTCAGGTACCTCGCCGTGTTCATGGCTGGGTTCGCGGTGGTGATCTTCATGTTCTTGGGGTCGGCGCAGCGTTTCAGCACGCGGCCAGAGCCATGCACGTACGACCCGGCGCGGCTGTGCCGGCCGGCGCTAGCGAACGCGGCCTTCAGCATGATCGCGTTCCTCCTGGGCGCGCTCACCTCCGTCATGTCCGGGTACCTCGGGATGCGCGTGGCGACGTTCGCGAACGCGCGCACGGCGCTCGAGGCTCGCCGCGGCGTGGGGCGCGCCTTCGTCGTGGCGTTCCGGTCTGGCGCCGCCATGGGCTTCCTCCTCGCGTCCAGCGCGCTGTTCGTCCTCTACGTCGCCATCAACCTCTTCGGCGTCTACTACGGCGACGACTGGGGCGGGCTGTACGAGTCCATCACCGGCTACGGCCTCGGCGGCTCGTCCATGGCCCTCTTTGGCCGCGTCGGCGGCGGCATCTACACCAAGGCCGCCGACGTCGGCGCCGACCTCGTCGGCAAGGTGGAGCGCAACATCCCCGAGGATGACCCTCGCAACCCCGCGGTACGTACTGAGAATTACTACCAAAGTTGAAAAAAATACTCCATGTTTTCCATGCATGTCCCTGACCCTGAGACGATCGATGCTGTGCGCGTGCAGGTGATCGCTGACAACGTGGGGGACAACGTCGGCGACATCGCCGGGATGGGGTCGGACCTGTTCGGGTCGTACGCGGAGTCGTCGTGCGCGGCGCTGTTCGTGGCGTCCATCTCGTCGTTCGGGACGGAGCACAACTTCGCGGCGATGATGTACCCGCTGCTCATCAGCGCCATGGGCATCGTGGTGTGCTTGGCCACCACGGTCGTCGCCACCGACCTCGCCGAGGTGAAGACCGTCGAGGAGATCGGGCCGGCGCTCAAGCGGCAGATCCTCATCTCCACCGTGCTCATGACCGTCGGCATCGCCATCGTCAGCTTCCTCGTCCTGCCCCACAGCTTCACCCTCTTCGACTTCGGCAGGCGCAAGCTCGTCAAGAACTGGTACGCCAACTCGATCTGAGACTCGATCTCGTCGTACTACGCCATTTTCCTTGAGATCCTCAATTTAGTACAAAATGCAAATTGATACACTTTTATATTCATGAACAATTATCGATGGATTTGACATTTGGTTTTGTATGACTTTGCGAATGCAGGTACCTGTTCATCTGTGTGTCCGCCGGTTTGTGGGCAGGTCTTGTCATCGGCTATGTCACAGAGTACTTCACAAGCAACGCTTACAGGTAATAGAAATTATACAACTTACAAAAATTGCACGAACTTGAGCTAAGACGGGATAGATGCTGATTACTTAATCTCTGCTTAAATTGTTCGACGCATGTATATGTAGGCCGGTGCAGGCGGTGGCGAACTCATGCCGGACGGGAGCGGCGACGAACGTGATCTTCGGGCTAGCGGTGGGATACAAGTCGGTGATCGTGCCCATCTTCGCCATCGCGACAGCCATCTACGCCAGCTTCCGCCTCGCCGCCATGTACGGCATCGCGCTGGCGGCGCTGGGCATGCTCAGCACCATCGCCACGGGGCTCAGCATCGACGCCTACGGCCCCATCAGCGACAACGCCGGCGGCATCGCCGAGATGTCCGGCATGCCGCACGTGGTCCGCGAGCGCACGGACGCACTCGACGCCGCCGGCAACACCACCGCCGCCATCGGCAAAGGGTTCGCGATCGGGTCGGCGGCGCTGGTGTCGCTGGCGCTGTTCGGCGCCTACGTGAGCCGCGCCGGGGTCGCGGCGGTGGACGTGCTGAGCCCTCGGGTGTTCGCGGGGCTGCTGGTGGGGGCCATGCTGCCCTACTGGTTCTCGGCGATGACCATGCGGAGCGTGGGGAGCGCGGCGCTGGCGATGGTGGAGGAGGTGCGGCGGCAGTTCGACAGCATCCCGGGGCTGATGGAGGGCACGGCCAAGCCGGACTACGCCACCTGTGTCAAGATCTCCACCGACGCGTCGCTCAAGAAGATGCTGGCGCCCGGCGCGCTCGTCATGCTCAGCCCGCTGGTCGCCGGCACGCTGTTCGGCACCGAGACGCTGGCCGGGCTCCTCGCCGGCGCGCTGGTGTCGGGAGTCCAGGTGGCGATCTCAGCGTCCAACAGCGGCGGCGCCTGGGACAACGCCAAGAAGTACATCGAGGCCGGCGCGTCGGCGGAGGCGCGGGCGCTGGGGCCCAAGGGGTCGGACGCGCACAAGGCGGCGGTCATCGGCGACACCATCGGCGACCCGCTCAAGGACACCTCCGGCCCGTCGCTCAACATCCTCATCAAGCTCATGGCCGTCGAGGCGCTCGTCTTCGCGCCATTCTTCGCCGCGCACGGCGGCCTCATCTTCAAGCACCTCTGAGTTTGAATTCCGAGTTCGCTCGGCTTGCTGCCTGGACCTGGATGGCCAAGCAGAAGGCTTTCGTTGCCAATAATAACCTCTAGACTGGGAGAATTGTATGAGGTGATGAATGGTTAATGGTTACTTTAGTTTCGGACTTTATTCGAGTGCAAACCCGCCTTAGAAATAAGCTCGTGGTGTAGCAAATAGTCACTCTTAAGGCATGACTTCTAAATGCAGCATGGATGCTCGTCTCCGGGCCTTCAGCAGAGTGCCATCACCGTGAGGCTGTGTTTGGCGCCGGTGGATTATCTTAATCTTGCTTGTTTAATCTCTCTGatttacttcctccgtcccataatataagaacattatggaacggagggagtatcatttagCTAACCAACTTTTTTCTTATTTTCCCACCAAATTGGCTACACAGATTACAGTGTTAGCTGCTGGATGTTCATCTTCTACCCACGCAGCCGCCCATCTACCCCGGCCCAACCGCCTGCCTCCGCCTCGTCATCCTCTGAACCTCCCCCTACCGCCATTGCTTGCCGCCTGCCACAACCATCCACCTAAAGACCCCCCACcaggccaccaccaccacctgcatCAACTCACAACCCTCACACCCGTCAAGTTTCAGAGTCACAGTCTCGCCGTTGCCGGCACTCCTCAGAGTCCCCGTCTTAGGTCTCGCGCAAAGCCGAAATCGACCGACACTCAAAAAATCAGGTACCTCACGTTTAGCAAACGCAGGAAAAAAAAACAGGTAATGATGTGCTCAgagaaatggcctaggattaattCAATTGAAATCCCCAAATCATGAGACAGCCGCACCGGAGTGGCAAACCAGGAAACAGCGTATGCACAGCGCATAGCCCGTGTTACATAGACACCGTACTACCAGAAACTAGATTGCTAGACTACCATCAATTTGGACTTGCAAAGTAGAGCAAGCTATTGTGAACCATTCTGATATCTACCGGCAGTTTTACAAGATAACAGCTCATCTGCCTTTCATTCCACATGGGTGGAAGCTTCTAGCAAAGGGCACATTCCACGCCCCTGCTTAATGTCATATTGTCCATACTAGACTAATGCAACCAAAAATTCCTATGTTGCCGTGACGAAAGCTGCGCTCATTCTCAGCTTCAGGATCTATTCCTGAAGATCAATTTTACACGTTCAGTCGATATCACATCCAAGATATATATATGGCTGTGCCCAAAGCTGTCTCACTTCCAGTCAAGCTTGCGGGCTTGAAGTTTAGCATATTATGGATCTAGCCTTCTTTGGAGCCAAACGTGATTCCTTATCCTTGTAGCTGCAAGGAAAGACCGGGTTGAGGCCAATTGATGGAGAAAAATGACTCATCCTGCTGTAGAAGGCTCAGAGTCGGTTGTTTTTGTTGTATCCTCAGCATCTTTCATACAGTCGTCTCCAGTTTGATGGCCAGAATCCAGGCTTTCCAGGGCATGTTGTTGTTGATCTGGAGAGCCTGGGCTTGCCTTCCCTACATCATCGTTGCCGTCAGAATTTTTTATGCTTGAAGCAGGTGAGAGTGGTGACTGATTATCTTCTAGCTTGGGCTTCTTTAGAATATTCCCATCTGCATCTTTGCTGTCCAATGAACTTGGGCTCGCCATGGGTATATTTAAGGCTTCATCGGCTTTTACGGGTCGCTTGGGAGATGGCTTATAATCTTTGTCGGAGTCATTATCCACAAGACCACCAGATTTAGGCCTGAAAATGCCAAGAGATGAATGAAACACAAGAAACGAAGTATGTTTAAGAGTACAGAAATTACATGATTAGTACAGAAAATAGGACCCAGAAAAATTGCCGAGTTATCTTCGATGTAAACCAGTAAAAGACAGCACATTAATCTTAAACACAGTACAGCTGGTAATATCCCCAGTTGTCGAAGATGAGATACCTTGCAGGGATGTGATGGATTTCACTTCCATTAGCTGGCTTAACCAGGCATTGTTGATGTGCATGTCTGGTCTGTGCAGCAGAATCTTCTTCATTGCTAAAGGTAAAACAGAAATTTCACGTCGGTTCAGTAAACAATGCAACATCAAGAGTTACAAAAAATGGAACATCTGGAATCCAATCAACCCAGCAACATAAAATAAGCAGCAAATGAGGAAATAAACTTAAGACCTGTCTTTACTGAAATAATCTTCCTCTTCCTTATCAAGACCTCTTTCATCTGCCTTTCTCGTATGATCCACACTGGTAGTTTGCGTTTCCTCAGCAATATCCACGTACTAGCAGGAAACAAAATACCATCATTGTTCATGTCAATAGTACATGGTATACTAATGCCTAacttgctagagtgacaaaattgACAGTAATGGCAGAATGCGAGAACAGACAAAGTCTCAACTCTCCACCTCTTGATACTTGAGTTTGAAGGCCTGAATGCTTGTCAGTTGTTCAAACATCAAAAGTTGATCCCAAAAAGACTCAACAACATATACGACGAGGGATTTTAGATTTTCCTGTTCACAAAAATGCATCAGATGGCAAAGCCCAGTAGATAATGGTTTTCCTTTTTTGGAGAGACAAATATTTTTTCCCATACTCGATAACATGTACATGTCAATGGATAAGGATGTACCTTTCTTATGAAGTCCAACAGTTCGAGGACCATGGAGTGTAGCATGTTGTATCTATTCCCATTTTCAACAAATACTTCAATAATTGGTTTCAACGTGTTGAATTCAATGACATGGCTAATTAGAAGCTCGTCCTAGAGAACACAGCAAAAAAACATCTCAAATTAAGATATGACAAGAACATTGCAGTTAGGATATGCTTGCTGGCTGGTAGGCCTATTCTCTAACGATCAGCGATATAAGGTGTACCACACAGTTTTGctaaaagaagcaagcaacatgatTGACAGACATGTTTACTATTGCCTCCGACGAAGGAAGCTAAATCCTCATCTTGGAATCATCAGTCCTTTTATTCGGCTTTATACCATGCTGTGCTGCACCAGCTGGTACACTTGTGCGTAAAGGGCGGATTCAACTATACAAATCAAGAGAGATTTGCCTTCACTAGTAAAAGTCGCCACCGCTGTTAAATATTTTAAGCTACAAACGACTCTTTTTTGCAGTAATAAGATATGGGGTGCATGTGATGCATATAAGCAAACAAGCATAGGTGTATGATAAACTCGCATGTGGATCATTGGATGAAAGATAGGTTGGATTTGGGTGGTCATGATACTCAACTCTTGAGGACGTGGGAACAATCATAAATATGTTCAGCATGTGAGTGGGTTAATTAAGAAGTTGTCAGTTGTGCTGCAATAATTACATCCCGGTGAATCTGATCCATTATCCAGTGGTCAACATGGAATGCTTGCTAGACTGTATCTAGTTTTAAGTTGGCAGTCATAATGTAGTCAAGAAGGACCAATAGACTTAGTAGTGCGCAGAAGAACCAAAATTTCAATTATATAGTGCTTTTCCTGGATGTAAAGAGCCCTCAATGATGCAATGCTTAATTTATTTATGGGACAAAGTAAATTTCTTACATTTCTGCAAGCACCAATAATAGTACGCATGATTCGGACAGCTGCCACAACCAAAGACCTCTCTCTTCGACGGGTTAGAGTAAGGATCTTCTCC
Proteins encoded in this window:
- the LOC123039083 gene encoding pyrophosphate-energized vacuolar membrane proton pump, whose product is MAVIGTAGAEVLIPLAAVIGIAFAVFQWYVVAKVPVPSHDGEDGGGAAAQKGRSGHDESAEDGVDYRQVEARCAEIQHAISIGATSFLFTEYRYLAVFMAGFAVVIFMFLGSAQRFSTRPEPCTYDPARLCRPALANAAFSMIAFLLGALTSVMSGYLGMRVATFANARTALEARRGVGRAFVVAFRSGAAMGFLLASSALFVLYVAINLFGVYYGDDWGGLYESITGYGLGGSSMALFGRVGGGIYTKAADVGADLVGKVERNIPEDDPRNPAVIADNVGDNVGDIAGMGSDLFGSYAESSCAALFVASISSFGTEHNFAAMMYPLLISAMGIVVCLATTVVATDLAEVKTVEEIGPALKRQILISTVLMTVGIAIVSFLVLPHSFTLFDFGRRKLVKNWYLFICVSAGLWAGLVIGYVTEYFTSNAYRPVQAVANSCRTGAATNVIFGLAVGYKSVIVPIFAIATAIYASFRLAAMYGIALAALGMLSTIATGLSIDAYGPISDNAGGIAEMSGMPHVVRERTDALDAAGNTTAAIGKGFAIGSAALVSLALFGAYVSRAGVAAVDVLSPRVFAGLLVGAMLPYWFSAMTMRSVGSAALAMVEEVRRQFDSIPGLMEGTAKPDYATCVKISTDASLKKMLAPGALVMLSPLVAGTLFGTETLAGLLAGALVSGVQVAISASNSGGAWDNAKKYIEAGASAEARALGPKGSDAHKAAVIGDTIGDPLKDTSGPSLNILIKLMAVEALVFAPFFAAHGGLIFKHL